One genomic segment of Drosophila melanogaster chromosome 3L includes these proteins:
- the PIG-C gene encoding phosphatidylinositol glycan anchor biosynthesis class C, isoform C — MVKNGQSKRQPWVKNLYSNREYPDNYTDASFLKDLRTNLHCRIYTFGEAIAGITVLNNQISCITGFLILYQLMLSDSVSPTTILVPSCGITGIGYLCYRGRSLSWALLGEDSKTLVTVVLFGYLFSPMLHTLTQAISTDTIYTMTFFVLLGNLIFGHYGLDVAMVSKAVSLNAAIFGAICLASRLPTSYHAFVLLVEAAVFFVLYPIMTEANWHAGFMLPIFAICCMALYCISRPVLYLYASTTIFINFVCPFIFVWQQQYKFNIHGPWDEAIVEENTEENLDGNLXRQLRFSEQLPPRLGSGDVEEHFTDR; from the exons atGGTAAAAAATGGGCAATCGAAACGGCAGCCATGGGTGAAGAACCTGTACTCCAACCGGGAATATCCGGACAACTACACGGATGCCAGCTTTCTGAAGGATCTGCGCACGAATCTACATTGTAGAATATACACGTTCGGCGAAGCAATTGCCGGTATTACAGTGCTTAATAATCAGATCTCCTGCATCACCGGCTTCCTAATACTCTACCAACTTATGCTCAGCGACAGCGTGTCGCCCACCACGATCCTGGTACCCAGTTGCGGGATCACAGGCATTGGATACCTGTGCTACCGAGGAAGGAGTCTCAGCTGGGCCCTGCTGGGCGAGGATTCCAAAACCCTGGTCACAGTGGTCCTCTTCGGCTACTTATTCTCACCGATGCTGCACACCCTAACGCAGGCCATCAGCACGGACACCATATACACAATGACCTTCTTTGTCCTTCTGGGCAACCTGATATTTGGACACTATGGATTGGATGTAGCCATGGTCTCTAAG GCCGTCTCGTTGAATGCCGCCATATTTGGAGCAATTTGCTTAGCCTCCCGCCTGCCGACTTCGTATCACGCCTTCGTGCTCCTTGTCGAGGCTGCCGTCTTTTTCGTCCTTTATcccataatgacggaagcgaATTGGCATGCTGGATTCATGTTGCCTATATTTGCAATATGCTGTATGGCGCTGTACTGTATATCGCGCCCGGTGCTCTATCTCTACGCCTCCACCACCATTTTCATCAACTTTGTCTGCCCGTTCATATTCGTGTGGCAGCAGCAGTACAAGTTCAACATTCACGGGCCCTGGGACGAGGCCATCGTGGAGGAGAACACCGAGGAGAACCTGGATGGGAACTTATAGCGCCAGCTGCGCTTCTCAGAACAGTTGCCGCCACGACTGGGTAGCGGCGACGTCGAGGAGCACTTCACTGATCGCTAA
- the PIG-C gene encoding phosphatidylinositol glycan anchor biosynthesis class C, isoform B, whose amino-acid sequence MVKNGQSKRQPWVKNLYSNREYPDNYTDASFLKDLRTNLHCRIYTFGEAIAGITVLNNQISCITGFLILYQLMLSDSVSPTTILVPSCGITGIGYLCYRGRSLSWALLGEDSKTLVTVVLFGYLFSPMLHTLTQAISTDTIYTMTFFVLLGNLIFGHYGLDVAMVSKAVSLNAAIFGAICLASRLPTSYHAFVLLVEAAVFFVLYPIMTEANWHAGFMLPIFAICCMALYCISRPVLYLYASTTIFINFVCPFIFVWQQQYKFNIHGPWDEAIVEENTEENLDGNL is encoded by the exons atGGTAAAAAATGGGCAATCGAAACGGCAGCCATGGGTGAAGAACCTGTACTCCAACCGGGAATATCCGGACAACTACACGGATGCCAGCTTTCTGAAGGATCTGCGCACGAATCTACATTGTAGAATATACACGTTCGGCGAAGCAATTGCCGGTATTACAGTGCTTAATAATCAGATCTCCTGCATCACCGGCTTCCTAATACTCTACCAACTTATGCTCAGCGACAGCGTGTCGCCCACCACGATCCTGGTACCCAGTTGCGGGATCACAGGCATTGGATACCTGTGCTACCGAGGAAGGAGTCTCAGCTGGGCCCTGCTGGGCGAGGATTCCAAAACCCTGGTCACAGTGGTCCTCTTCGGCTACTTATTCTCACCGATGCTGCACACCCTAACGCAGGCCATCAGCACGGACACCATATACACAATGACCTTCTTTGTCCTTCTGGGCAACCTGATATTTGGACACTATGGATTGGATGTAGCCATGGTCTCTAAG GCCGTCTCGTTGAATGCCGCCATATTTGGAGCAATTTGCTTAGCCTCCCGCCTGCCGACTTCGTATCACGCCTTCGTGCTCCTTGTCGAGGCTGCCGTCTTTTTCGTCCTTTATcccataatgacggaagcgaATTGGCATGCTGGATTCATGTTGCCTATATTTGCAATATGCTGTATGGCGCTGTACTGTATATCGCGCCCGGTGCTCTATCTCTACGCCTCCACCACCATTTTCATCAACTTTGTCTGCCCGTTCATATTCGTGTGGCAGCAGCAGTACAAGTTCAACATTCACGGGCCCTGGGACGAGGCCATCGTGGAGGAGAACACCGAGGAGAACCTGGATGGGAACTTATAG
- the Dpm2 gene encoding Dolichyl-phosphate mannosyltransferase subunit 2, whose amino-acid sequence MASNAQLGKIILISAIAVFFYYFFWVAVLPFMLIDEGNPIRLFFPPLKYAFIVPTVFGVIFLGGIAAFSFYHIWSLRVKRD is encoded by the exons ATGGCTTCGAATGCGCAACTCGGGAAAATCATTTTGATATCTGCAATCGCCGTGTTCTTCTATTACTTCTTTTGGGTGGCCGTCCTCCCGTTTATGCTCATCGATGAAG GCAATCCCATTCGGCTGTTCTTTCCACCGCTGAAGTACGCTTTCATTGTGCCCACCGTGTTCGGGGTGATCTTCCTCGGCGGCATCGCCGCGTTCTCCTTTTACCACATCTGGAGCCTGAGAGTGAAACGTGATTAA
- the CG12016 gene encoding uncharacterized protein, isoform B, producing the protein MPQWLVIGISGVTCGGKTTLAHSLHDYFKGLRGAPLWNSPYTIGEVRLISQDDYFLPVEDKRHQRNEALNAINFELITSLDMAKMLNDIAHIIKGRHVAPEPQEHLVTYANFEHYAQQFQQQYQYNANYYKQANGGVYQYPPQQHPRHHPHHQQHHHQHHQIQQQQQHIMSINAQIAAQLRDKKVNFLLVEGFMIFNQPELLALCNIKYHFHLPYEKCFERRSKRTYDPPDVTGYFELCVWPHYEKNFSEYRDCKDITFLNGEIAKEKILAFVLHRIVHYFKERCEVPAPAPVVCPPQQKRFGMLYMGPSNNNVMPSACPMEQ; encoded by the coding sequence ATGCCGCAGTGGCTGGTCATTGGTATCTCGGGAGTCACCTGTGGTGGCAAAACTACGCTAGCCCACAGCCTGCACGACTACTTCAAGGGTCTGAGAGGAGCGCCGCTGTGGAACTCGCCGTACACCATTGGCGAGGTGCGTCTGATCTCGCAGGATGACTACTTTCTGCCCGTGGAGGACAAGCGACATCAGCGAAATGAGGCGCTCAACGCCATCAACTTCGAGCTCATCACCTCGCTGGACATGGCCAAGATGCTGAACGACATAGCGCACATAATCAAGGGGCGCCATGTGGCTCCCGAGCCACAGGAGCACCTTGTGACGTATGCCAACTTCGAGCACTACGCCCAGCAGTTCCAGCAGCAGTACCAGTACAATGCGAACTACTACAAACAGGCCAATGGCGGGGTCTATCAATATCCGCCACAGCAGCACCCGAGACATCACCCccatcaccagcagcaccaccaccagcaccatcaaatccagcagcagcagcagcacattATGAGCATCAATGCGCAGATTGCCGCCCAGCTGAGGGACAAGAAGGTCAATTTCCTCCTGGTCGAGGGATTCATGATCTTCAACCAGCCGGAGCTGCTGGCCCTGTGCAACATTAAGTACCACTTCCATCTGCCATATGAGAAGTGCTTCGAACGGCGCAGTAAGCGCACATACGATCCACCCGATGTCACGGGCTACTTCGAGCTCTGTGTGTGGCCGCACTACGAAAAGAACTTCAGCGAGTACCGCGACTGCAAGGACATTACATTCCTCAATGGCGAGATCGCCAAAGAGAAGATCCTCGCGTTCGTCCTTCATCGCATCGTCCACTACTTCAAGGAGCGCTGCGAGgttccagctcctgctcccgTCGTCTGCCCGCCGCAGCAGAAACGGTTCGGTATGCTCTACATGGGTCCGAGCAATAACAACGTCATGCCGTCGGCGTGTCCCATGGAGCAATAG
- the Strip gene encoding striatin interacting protein, isoform B, with protein sequence MAWKQKNKLLFDTCKNQLSCGAVNARSSMMQSIQSRINVLNTIAASSKRIERASVDTDTHDADANCDGPDLDFVYADVDGYQNEIAELYSYTEFSEFQMNVKAFEDQMELYDLPPNWQKQDSASQRGIVMKLVDQLEVSDRSFRMQAARCILYLAQGCWAEVQSDEEQHQITRDNVLVLYQLGVFASFIDLLNMEIESACSPDIVAVKITNVTLVDSTDIRVILSVLYIITETIRDEKEKGSEDYRELADSFVQEINSPLPDGELLAVKLLGMITRFCSGAAPQFPMKKVVLLLWKVSLLGLGGMDVLKNLKNEYRLKVGLEPITEDTLEVTKCMRASSPPATATDILENQYPKRNFKRSLMKQRFLDEPEQIDMEMGGNEGQNNANNGSGNGGNGEEELSQYYRPYDDPSSSASTTSTANPNNQPSLTQPPAAVPPVQITARLPWTPKVRQKDIDQFLDISRNKFIGYSLIGDHESLAGLPQPIHEGFKTLQRHMYMSLADVQIKKEEDIARNPISTHEDEIKLTPAEVLYQAILPNLPQYMIALLKVLLAASPTSKSKTESINIMADVLPRKMPLTATQSTKLTVDIGRHKEIIVKAVSAIILLYLKHFKINHVYQFEFMSQHLVFANCIPLVLKFFNQTITEYVNTKNSIPLLDFPSCVIGEQPDLSGDSFVYGGEMSDKSYSWRNVFSCINLLRILNKLIKWKHSRVMMLVVFKSAPILKKTLKVRHAMMQLYVLKLLKMQTKYLGRQWRKSNMKTMSAIYAKVRHRLNDDWAFGNDLESRPWDFQAEECTLRACVDRFNLRRYPEATQKCGNNGTAAQNAENAQQSNMMAGNNGCGNNGDANGYGNNGGGGNGGHNQQQQLNDYGVEGGFPSDEILTHSDFAFFGHSGWWDRKVELTDYFKANYAVWLEEEVYNSQTDWDAL encoded by the exons GACACCCACGATGCGGACGCCAACTGCGACGGGCCCGACCTGGACTTCGTGTACGCGGACGTGGATGGCTATCAGAACGAGATCGCTGAACTGTATAGCTACACGGAGTTCAGCGAGTTTCAGATGAACGTGAAGGCCTTCGAGGACCAGATGGAGCTGTACGACCTGCCGCCCAACTGGCAGAAGCAGGACTCCGCCTCCCAGCGCGGCATCGTGATGAAGCTGGTGGACCAGCTGGAGGTCTCCGATCGATCCTTTCGCATGCAGGCCGCCCGGTGCATCCTTTACCTGGCCCAAGGCTGCTGGGCGGAGGTTCAGTCGGACGAGGAGCAGCACCAGATCACCAGGGACAATGTGCTGGTGCTCTACCAACTCGGCGTCTTCGCCTCCTTCATCGACCTGCTCAACATGGAGATCGAAAGCGCCTGCTCTCCGGACATTGTGGCCGTCAAGATCACTAACGTCACGCTTGTGGACTCCACGGACATTCGGGTGATCCTATCTGTGCTCTACATCATCACAGAAACGATTCGCGATGAAAAGGAAAAGGGCAGCGAAGACTACAGAGAGCTGGCCGACTCCTTTGTGCAAGAAATCAACTCACCACTACCAGATGGCGAACTTCTGGCCGTCAAGCTGTTGGGCATGATCACACGGTTTTGCAGTGGCGCAGCACCGCAGTTCCCCATGAAGAAGGTTGTCCTCCTGCTGTGGAAAGTTTCGCTGCTGGGACTGGGAGGCATGGATGTGCTCAAGAATCTCAAGAACGAGTATCGATTGAAGGTGGGTTTGGAACCCATCACCGAGGACACGCTGGAGGTTACCAAGTGCATGCGAGCCAGCTCACCGCCGGCCACAGCTACTGATATACTGGAGAACCAGTATCCCAAGCGGAACTTCAA ACGCTCCCTGATGAAGCAGCGTTTTTTGGACGAGCCCGAGCAGATAGACATGGAGATGGGCGGCAACGAGGGTCAAAATAATGCCAACAATGGCAGCGGCAATGGCGGAAACGGGGAGGAAGAACTCTCTCAGTACTACCGACCCTACGATGACCCCTCTTCGTCGGCATCCACCACCTCGACGGCAAATCCAAACAACCAGCCTAGCCTAACACAGCCACCCGCTGCTGTGCCTCCGGTACAGATCACGGCTCGCCTGCCCTGGACGCCTAAGGTGCGACAAAAGGACATTGACCAGTTTCTGGACATTTCGCGGAATAAGTTCATCGGGTATTCACTGATTGGTGACCACGAGAGTCTGGCTGGACTGCCGCAACCCATTCACGAGGGCTTTAAGACGCTGCAGCGGCACATGTATATGAGCCTGGCCGATGTGCAAATTAAGAAGGAGGAGGACATAGCTAGGAACCCCATTTCCACGCACGAGGACGAAATCAAACTGACCCCGGCTGAGGTGTTGTACCAAGCCATCCTGCCAAACCTGCCGCAGTATATGATCGCCCTTCTCAAGGTCCTGCTGGCAGCTTCGCCAACGTCCAAGTCCAAGACGGAGAGCATCAACATAATGGCCGATGTGCTGCCTAGGAAGATGCCGCTGACGGCCACCCAATCAACAAAGCTAACCGTCGACATTGGTCGGCACAAGGAGATCATTGTGAAGGCTGTCTCGGCCATCATCCTGCTATATTTAAAGCATTTCAAGATAAACCATGTTTACCAGTTTGAGTTCATGTCGCAGCATCTCGTGTTCGCCAACTGCATCCCGCTGGTTTTGAAGTTCTTCAATCAGACAATCACGGAGTACGTGAACACCAAGAACTCCATTCCTCTGCTCGATTTCCCGTCGTGTGTGATTGGTGAGCAACCGGATTTGAGTGGCGATAGCTTTGTGTATGGCGGAGAGATGTCCGATAAGTCCTACTCTTGGCGGAACGTGTTCTCCTGCATAAACCTGCTGCGCATCCTCAACAAGCTGATCAAGTGGAAGCACTCGCGAGTGATGATGCTGGTGGTATTCAAGTCGGCACCAATCCTGAAGAAGACGCTTAAGGTGCGCCACGCCATGATGCAGCTGTACGTGCTGAAGCTGCTCAAGATGCAGACCAAGTACTTGGGCCGCCAGTGGCGGAAGTCCAATATGAAGACCATGAGTGCAATTTACGCCAAGGTGCGGCATCGTCTAAACGACGATTGGGCCTTTGGCAACGACTTGGAGTCGCGTCCCTGGGACTTCCAGGCGGAGGAGTGTACGCTGCGGGCCTGCGTGGATCGATTCAACCTGCGACGCTATCCGGAAGCCACCCAGAAGTGTGGAAACAACGGCACGGCAGCTCAGAATGCGGAGAACGCCCAGCAATCCAACATGATGGCGGGCAACAATGGATGTGGCAATAATGGCGACGCAAATGGCTATGGAAACAACGGTGGCGGTGGCAATGGCGGCcacaaccagcagcagcagctcaacGACTATGGTGTGGAGGGTGGCTTTCCCAGCGACGAGATCCTTACCCACTCGGACTTTGCCTTCTTCGGTCACTCGGGTTGGTGGGATCGCAAGGTCGAGCTGACGGATTACTTCAAGGCCAATTACGCGGTCTGGCTGGAGGAGGAGGTCTACAACAGTCAGACCGACTGGGACGCCCTCTAG
- the Strip gene encoding striatin interacting protein, isoform C: MMLTSINNSFEQDTHDADANCDGPDLDFVYADVDGYQNEIAELYSYTEFSEFQMNVKAFEDQMELYDLPPNWQKQDSASQRGIVMKLVDQLEVSDRSFRMQAARCILYLAQGCWAEVQSDEEQHQITRDNVLVLYQLGVFASFIDLLNMEIESACSPDIVAVKITNVTLVDSTDIRVILSVLYIITETIRDEKEKGSEDYRELADSFVQEINSPLPDGELLAVKLLGMITRFCSGAAPQFPMKKVVLLLWKVSLLGLGGMDVLKNLKNEYRLKVGLEPITEDTLEVTKCMRASSPPATATDILENQYPKRNFKRSLMKQRFLDEPEQIDMEMGGNEGQNNANNGSGNGGNGEEELSQYYRPYDDPSSSASTTSTANPNNQPSLTQPPAAVPPVQITARLPWTPKVRQKDIDQFLDISRNKFIGYSLIGDHESLAGLPQPIHEGFKTLQRHMYMSLADVQIKKEEDIARNPISTHEDEIKLTPAEVLYQAILPNLPQYMIALLKVLLAASPTSKSKTESINIMADVLPRKMPLTATQSTKLTVDIGRHKEIIVKAVSAIILLYLKHFKINHVYQFEFMSQHLVFANCIPLVLKFFNQTITEYVNTKNSIPLLDFPSCVIGEQPDLSGDSFVYGGEMSDKSYSWRNVFSCINLLRILNKLIKWKHSRVMMLVVFKSAPILKKTLKVRHAMMQLYVLKLLKMQTKYLGRQWRKSNMKTMSAIYAKVRHRLNDDWAFGNDLESRPWDFQAEECTLRACVDRFNLRRYPEATQKCGNNGTAAQNAENAQQSNMMAGNNGCGNNGDANGYGNNGGGGNGGHNQQQQLNDYGVEGGFPSDEILTHSDFAFFGHSGWWDRKVELTDYFKANYAVWLEEEVYNSQTDWDAL, from the exons ATGATGCTCACATCCATAAACAACTCCTTTGAGCAGGACACCCACGATGCGGACGCCAACTGCGACGGGCCCGACCTGGACTTCGTGTACGCGGACGTGGATGGCTATCAGAACGAGATCGCTGAACTGTATAGCTACACGGAGTTCAGCGAGTTTCAGATGAACGTGAAGGCCTTCGAGGACCAGATGGAGCTGTACGACCTGCCGCCCAACTGGCAGAAGCAGGACTCCGCCTCCCAGCGCGGCATCGTGATGAAGCTGGTGGACCAGCTGGAGGTCTCCGATCGATCCTTTCGCATGCAGGCCGCCCGGTGCATCCTTTACCTGGCCCAAGGCTGCTGGGCGGAGGTTCAGTCGGACGAGGAGCAGCACCAGATCACCAGGGACAATGTGCTGGTGCTCTACCAACTCGGCGTCTTCGCCTCCTTCATCGACCTGCTCAACATGGAGATCGAAAGCGCCTGCTCTCCGGACATTGTGGCCGTCAAGATCACTAACGTCACGCTTGTGGACTCCACGGACATTCGGGTGATCCTATCTGTGCTCTACATCATCACAGAAACGATTCGCGATGAAAAGGAAAAGGGCAGCGAAGACTACAGAGAGCTGGCCGACTCCTTTGTGCAAGAAATCAACTCACCACTACCAGATGGCGAACTTCTGGCCGTCAAGCTGTTGGGCATGATCACACGGTTTTGCAGTGGCGCAGCACCGCAGTTCCCCATGAAGAAGGTTGTCCTCCTGCTGTGGAAAGTTTCGCTGCTGGGACTGGGAGGCATGGATGTGCTCAAGAATCTCAAGAACGAGTATCGATTGAAGGTGGGTTTGGAACCCATCACCGAGGACACGCTGGAGGTTACCAAGTGCATGCGAGCCAGCTCACCGCCGGCCACAGCTACTGATATACTGGAGAACCAGTATCCCAAGCGGAACTTCAA ACGCTCCCTGATGAAGCAGCGTTTTTTGGACGAGCCCGAGCAGATAGACATGGAGATGGGCGGCAACGAGGGTCAAAATAATGCCAACAATGGCAGCGGCAATGGCGGAAACGGGGAGGAAGAACTCTCTCAGTACTACCGACCCTACGATGACCCCTCTTCGTCGGCATCCACCACCTCGACGGCAAATCCAAACAACCAGCCTAGCCTAACACAGCCACCCGCTGCTGTGCCTCCGGTACAGATCACGGCTCGCCTGCCCTGGACGCCTAAGGTGCGACAAAAGGACATTGACCAGTTTCTGGACATTTCGCGGAATAAGTTCATCGGGTATTCACTGATTGGTGACCACGAGAGTCTGGCTGGACTGCCGCAACCCATTCACGAGGGCTTTAAGACGCTGCAGCGGCACATGTATATGAGCCTGGCCGATGTGCAAATTAAGAAGGAGGAGGACATAGCTAGGAACCCCATTTCCACGCACGAGGACGAAATCAAACTGACCCCGGCTGAGGTGTTGTACCAAGCCATCCTGCCAAACCTGCCGCAGTATATGATCGCCCTTCTCAAGGTCCTGCTGGCAGCTTCGCCAACGTCCAAGTCCAAGACGGAGAGCATCAACATAATGGCCGATGTGCTGCCTAGGAAGATGCCGCTGACGGCCACCCAATCAACAAAGCTAACCGTCGACATTGGTCGGCACAAGGAGATCATTGTGAAGGCTGTCTCGGCCATCATCCTGCTATATTTAAAGCATTTCAAGATAAACCATGTTTACCAGTTTGAGTTCATGTCGCAGCATCTCGTGTTCGCCAACTGCATCCCGCTGGTTTTGAAGTTCTTCAATCAGACAATCACGGAGTACGTGAACACCAAGAACTCCATTCCTCTGCTCGATTTCCCGTCGTGTGTGATTGGTGAGCAACCGGATTTGAGTGGCGATAGCTTTGTGTATGGCGGAGAGATGTCCGATAAGTCCTACTCTTGGCGGAACGTGTTCTCCTGCATAAACCTGCTGCGCATCCTCAACAAGCTGATCAAGTGGAAGCACTCGCGAGTGATGATGCTGGTGGTATTCAAGTCGGCACCAATCCTGAAGAAGACGCTTAAGGTGCGCCACGCCATGATGCAGCTGTACGTGCTGAAGCTGCTCAAGATGCAGACCAAGTACTTGGGCCGCCAGTGGCGGAAGTCCAATATGAAGACCATGAGTGCAATTTACGCCAAGGTGCGGCATCGTCTAAACGACGATTGGGCCTTTGGCAACGACTTGGAGTCGCGTCCCTGGGACTTCCAGGCGGAGGAGTGTACGCTGCGGGCCTGCGTGGATCGATTCAACCTGCGACGCTATCCGGAAGCCACCCAGAAGTGTGGAAACAACGGCACGGCAGCTCAGAATGCGGAGAACGCCCAGCAATCCAACATGATGGCGGGCAACAATGGATGTGGCAATAATGGCGACGCAAATGGCTATGGAAACAACGGTGGCGGTGGCAATGGCGGCcacaaccagcagcagcagctcaacGACTATGGTGTGGAGGGTGGCTTTCCCAGCGACGAGATCCTTACCCACTCGGACTTTGCCTTCTTCGGTCACTCGGGTTGGTGGGATCGCAAGGTCGAGCTGACGGATTACTTCAAGGCCAATTACGCGGTCTGGCTGGAGGAGGAGGTCTACAACAGTCAGACCGACTGGGACGCCCTCTAG